A genome region from Solirubrobacter pauli includes the following:
- a CDS encoding PKD domain-containing protein, which translates to MRFLPTLLILTLTALVLAPLARAAPPPLTAAFTMTPEAPAPDEPVTFTSTSFAPGGGPIATEWDLDGDGAFDDGRKPTVTHAFGAGTHTVRLEARIAGPTPRTEVATRTFTVAATATPTPSPATTPEPTPVATPEPTPSAPLPQALQGPIGCETLVRSGSFTAQGDCLLPEKLSRIAGKGTQYRSTKPVRVNGITVTPAAGEEVLVKVIDYGKRGVEIGAGTKSGTATFVKQGETITLDSGRIWWLVKGGRFEGVELPAGATLGGLPIVKLTESPKLILGGTELGFMVKMPQQFGAPTSDKPVRVTVGGIRASAAADEGFHFEVEDAALGPIALHKLSIDYDGDDSWKIAADATLPSPAKARVKAGAGIRDGGFDYAEAEARFLGQGLSIIGPVFLKRIKFRVEVTPQESECVPNIGVKPVPAAGPFSIPPAPGLPEPPKTIDYGVPTFALCGEVGLAAGPTVLGVPAIGLDAGLGFAIFDDRPALLRAFGEVKLAGIALYEAAFELHGDGYIEAKGRAKWVWPGVALMEGHLAVELLGTTFNAHGGVEACVLDWCAAGARAVVSNAGAAVCLKIDLGVDTWHPGIGFKWGEVPTIYFGGCELGPYKTRVRAAQAGGPSSVTLPSGLPGAAIAVVGRDAPPTVTLVGPKGERFTTPAGTGVTQSNPFFVVKDPASKTTQILVGRPSAGRWQVVPEPGSSPVIEVKSAEGRETPKVTAKVVRRGGRRVLDYRVTGGGRITFAERGGTAGSILGVAKGARGMLAFDPADGRAERRHIIAIVEQDGLPSTQVAVASYRAPAAKRPGRVRGVKTTRHGGRVRVSWTRDGAPAHVVTVALSDGRRIVRRVDGRARLDIQVVRGLRAKATVRAVARNGMVGR; encoded by the coding sequence ATGCGATTCCTCCCCACGCTCCTGATCCTCACGCTGACCGCGCTGGTGCTCGCCCCGCTCGCCCGCGCGGCGCCGCCGCCGCTCACGGCCGCGTTCACGATGACCCCCGAGGCGCCTGCGCCGGACGAGCCCGTGACGTTCACCAGCACGAGCTTCGCGCCGGGCGGCGGGCCGATCGCCACCGAGTGGGACCTCGACGGCGACGGCGCGTTCGACGACGGCCGCAAGCCGACGGTCACGCACGCGTTCGGAGCCGGCACGCACACCGTGCGCCTGGAGGCGCGGATCGCCGGGCCCACGCCGCGCACGGAGGTCGCGACCAGGACGTTCACCGTCGCGGCCACGGCGACGCCGACGCCCTCCCCGGCGACCACGCCCGAGCCGACCCCGGTCGCGACGCCCGAGCCCACACCGTCCGCGCCCCTGCCGCAGGCGCTGCAGGGCCCGATCGGCTGCGAGACGCTCGTCCGCAGCGGCTCGTTCACGGCGCAGGGCGACTGCCTGCTCCCGGAGAAGCTCTCCCGGATCGCGGGGAAGGGCACGCAGTACCGCTCGACGAAGCCGGTCCGCGTCAACGGCATCACGGTCACGCCCGCGGCCGGCGAGGAGGTGCTCGTCAAGGTCATCGACTACGGGAAGCGCGGCGTCGAGATCGGCGCCGGCACGAAGTCCGGCACCGCGACGTTCGTCAAGCAGGGGGAGACGATCACGCTCGACAGCGGCCGGATCTGGTGGCTGGTCAAGGGCGGCCGCTTCGAAGGCGTCGAGCTGCCCGCCGGCGCGACCCTCGGCGGCCTGCCGATCGTCAAGCTGACCGAGTCGCCGAAGCTGATCCTCGGCGGGACGGAGCTCGGCTTCATGGTCAAGATGCCGCAGCAGTTCGGCGCGCCGACCTCCGACAAGCCCGTCCGCGTCACGGTCGGCGGCATCCGCGCGTCGGCCGCCGCCGACGAGGGCTTCCACTTCGAGGTGGAGGACGCGGCGCTCGGGCCGATCGCACTGCACAAGCTGTCGATCGACTACGACGGCGACGACTCCTGGAAGATCGCCGCCGACGCCACGCTGCCGTCACCGGCCAAGGCGCGCGTGAAGGCGGGCGCGGGCATCCGCGACGGCGGCTTCGACTACGCCGAGGCCGAGGCCCGGTTCCTCGGCCAGGGCCTGAGCATCATCGGCCCGGTGTTCCTGAAGCGGATCAAGTTCCGCGTCGAGGTGACGCCGCAGGAGAGCGAGTGCGTGCCCAACATCGGCGTCAAGCCGGTCCCGGCCGCCGGGCCGTTCAGCATCCCGCCCGCGCCCGGCCTGCCGGAGCCGCCGAAGACGATCGACTACGGCGTGCCGACGTTCGCGCTCTGCGGCGAGGTGGGCCTCGCGGCCGGGCCGACCGTCCTCGGCGTGCCCGCGATCGGCCTCGACGCCGGCCTCGGCTTCGCGATCTTCGACGACCGCCCGGCGCTGCTGCGCGCGTTCGGCGAGGTCAAGCTCGCCGGCATTGCGCTGTACGAGGCCGCGTTCGAGCTGCACGGCGACGGCTACATCGAGGCCAAGGGACGCGCCAAGTGGGTCTGGCCCGGCGTTGCGCTGATGGAGGGCCACCTCGCGGTGGAGCTGTTGGGCACGACGTTCAACGCCCACGGCGGCGTGGAGGCGTGCGTGCTCGACTGGTGTGCCGCGGGTGCCCGTGCGGTCGTCTCGAACGCGGGCGCGGCCGTGTGCCTGAAGATCGACCTGGGTGTCGACACGTGGCATCCGGGCATCGGCTTCAAGTGGGGCGAGGTCCCGACGATCTACTTCGGCGGCTGCGAGCTCGGCCCGTACAAGACCCGGGTGCGCGCGGCCCAGGCCGGCGGACCCTCGTCGGTCACGCTGCCGTCGGGCCTGCCGGGCGCGGCGATCGCGGTCGTCGGGCGGGACGCGCCACCGACGGTCACCCTGGTCGGGCCCAAGGGCGAGCGCTTCACGACGCCCGCCGGCACCGGCGTCACGCAGAGCAACCCGTTCTTCGTCGTCAAGGACCCGGCCTCGAAGACCACGCAGATCCTCGTCGGCCGGCCGTCGGCGGGCCGGTGGCAGGTCGTGCCGGAGCCGGGCTCCTCGCCGGTGATCGAGGTCAAGAGCGCGGAGGGCCGTGAGACGCCGAAGGTGACCGCCAAGGTCGTCCGCCGCGGGGGCCGGCGCGTGCTCGACTACCGCGTCACCGGCGGCGGGAGGATCACGTTCGCCGAGCGCGGCGGGACCGCGGGGTCGATCCTCGGCGTCGCCAAGGGGGCGCGCGGCATGCTCGCCTTCGACCCGGCGGACGGCCGCGCCGAGCGGCGCCACATCATCGCCATCGTCGAGCAGGACGGCCTGCCGAGCACGCAGGTCGCGGTGGCGAGCTACCGCGCGCCGGCGGCGAAGCGGCCGGGCCGGGTGCGCGGCGTCAAGACGACCCGCCACGGCGGCCGCGTGCGGGTGAGCTGGACGCGCGACGGCGCGCCCGCGCACGTCGTCACCGTCGCCCTCAGCGACGGCCGCCGGATCGTCCGCCGCGTGGACGGCCGCGCGCGCCTGGACATCCAGGTCGTGCGCGGCCTGCGGGCGAAGGCGACGGTCCGCGCCGTCGCCCGCAACGGGATGGTCGGACGCTAA